The following coding sequences are from one Myxococcales bacterium window:
- a CDS encoding acyl-CoA carboxylase subunit beta, which translates to MTKFIDNPFARLQELDRQAELGGGQARIDKQHQAGKLTARERLDALLDAGSFVEMDKFVTHRCSDFGMGEQQILGDGVVTGYGTIEGRTVCVFAQDFTVFGGSLSGAYAQKITKIMDLATKIGAPVIGLNDSGGARIQEGVESLAGYADIFTRNVLASGVVPQISAIMGPCAGGAVYSPAITDFILMVENTSYMFITGPEVIKTVTHEDVTKEQLGGAKTHAARSGVSHFTETDELSCLARIRELFAFMPSNNNDEPPMVATDDDPARVAKELDTLVPLESNRPYDMKKLILAVVDDGHFVEVQKDYAKNMVVGFAHLGGRSVGLVANQPAHLAGCLDIDASVKAARFVRFCDCFNIPLVTFVDVPGFLPGTTQEYGGIIKHGAKLLYAFAEATVPKVTIITRKAYGGAYDVMASKHIRADINLAFPSAEIAVMGAEGAVNIIFRGELDKIADETARGEARAQFTADYRERFANPYKAASLGYIDGVIVPSETRSHLVRALHMLRNKRQTNLPRKHGNIPL; encoded by the coding sequence ATGACCAAGTTCATCGACAATCCCTTTGCCCGCCTGCAGGAGCTCGACCGCCAAGCCGAGCTAGGTGGCGGTCAGGCGCGCATCGACAAGCAGCACCAGGCCGGCAAGCTCACCGCGCGCGAGCGCCTCGATGCCTTGCTCGACGCCGGCAGCTTTGTCGAGATGGACAAGTTTGTCACGCACAGGTGCAGCGACTTTGGTATGGGCGAGCAGCAGATCCTCGGCGACGGCGTGGTCACCGGCTACGGCACTATTGAGGGCCGCACGGTGTGCGTGTTTGCGCAAGACTTCACCGTATTTGGGGGATCGCTCTCTGGCGCCTACGCGCAAAAAATCACCAAGATCATGGATCTGGCCACTAAGATTGGCGCGCCGGTGATTGGGCTAAATGATTCCGGCGGCGCCCGCATCCAAGAAGGCGTCGAATCGCTCGCGGGCTACGCCGACATTTTCACCCGCAACGTGCTGGCCTCGGGCGTAGTGCCGCAAATTTCCGCCATCATGGGGCCCTGCGCCGGCGGCGCGGTGTACTCGCCGGCGATTACCGATTTTATTCTCATGGTGGAGAACACCTCCTACATGTTCATCACCGGGCCCGAGGTCATCAAGACCGTCACGCACGAGGATGTCACCAAGGAGCAGCTCGGCGGTGCCAAGACCCACGCCGCGCGCTCGGGCGTGTCGCATTTCACCGAAACCGACGAGCTGTCGTGTTTGGCGCGTATTCGCGAACTGTTCGCGTTCATGCCGAGCAACAACAACGATGAGCCGCCGATGGTCGCGACCGACGACGATCCCGCGCGCGTCGCCAAGGAACTCGACACCTTGGTCCCGCTAGAGTCCAATCGCCCGTATGACATGAAAAAACTCATCTTGGCCGTGGTCGACGATGGCCATTTTGTCGAGGTGCAAAAAGACTACGCCAAAAACATGGTGGTCGGCTTTGCGCATCTCGGCGGCCGCTCGGTCGGCCTTGTCGCCAACCAGCCGGCGCACCTCGCGGGGTGCCTCGATATCGACGCCTCGGTCAAGGCGGCGCGCTTCGTGCGCTTTTGCGACTGCTTCAACATCCCGCTGGTGACGTTTGTCGACGTGCCAGGGTTCTTGCCCGGCACCACGCAGGAGTACGGCGGCATCATCAAGCATGGCGCCAAGCTGCTCTATGCGTTTGCCGAGGCCACCGTCCCCAAGGTGACGATCATTACGCGCAAGGCCTATGGCGGCGCTTACGACGTCATGGCGTCTAAGCACATTCGCGCCGACATTAATCTGGCCTTTCCATCGGCTGAGATCGCCGTGATGGGCGCCGAGGGCGCGGTCAATATCATTTTTCGCGGCGAGCTCGACAAGATTGCCGATGAGACGGCGCGGGGCGAGGCGCGCGCGCAGTTTACCGCCGACTATCGCGAGCGGTTTGCCAATCCGTACAAGGCCGCGTCGCTGGGCTACATCGATGGCGTCATCGTGCCGAGCGAGACCCGCAGCCACTTGGTGCGCGCGCTGCACATGCTGCGCAACAAGCGCCAGACCAACCTGCCGCGCAAGCACGGCAACATCCCGCTCTAG
- a CDS encoding phosphatidylserine/phosphatidylglycerophosphate/cardiolipin synthase family protein, with protein MRRKLTPTPAAPGLRPEATALRRYTPRLLRWRAGNHVELLRAGAEAFPAMLTAIAAATKSICLEFYTIVDDSHGRPFIDALAARARAGVPVRVMFDAVGSWDLSDAAKTMLTQAGVQVLEYRPVAPWRRRFGLVKRNHRKVLIVDDSVGFTGGLNISKQYASIEDGGEGWHDYHTCFTGPVVADVAQLFAGTWRAAGGEAFAPAAPSAALPSPAPSHYDSPVAGAVRAALAELRWFGRASRRAAYDRERSNEAFNESLLARGDDQTGVLARLINNAEHSLRDVFHHAYVAAANAATSSITIENAYFLPNVRMRRALYRAVARGVVVTVIVPANSDVKIVEYAGRYLHRQMARGGVRVRLWSGPMMHAKVAVVDGKWSTIGSYNLDSQSHYFNLEAALEVLDADFGATMRAATERDIANTTPYDEHAWFALPWWKRALAWLAFRLRRWL; from the coding sequence ATGAGGCGTAAGCTCACGCCCACGCCGGCAGCGCCCGGGCTCCGCCCCGAGGCCACCGCGTTGCGGCGCTACACGCCGCGCCTGCTGCGCTGGCGCGCCGGCAATCACGTCGAGTTATTGCGCGCGGGCGCCGAGGCGTTTCCCGCCATGCTCACCGCGATCGCCGCGGCGACGAAATCGATCTGCCTTGAGTTCTACACCATCGTCGACGATTCGCATGGAAGGCCATTTATTGACGCGTTGGCGGCGCGCGCGCGCGCGGGCGTACCGGTGCGCGTGATGTTCGATGCGGTGGGTAGCTGGGATCTTTCTGACGCGGCCAAGACCATGCTGACGCAGGCGGGGGTGCAGGTGCTCGAGTATCGCCCGGTGGCGCCGTGGCGGCGGCGCTTTGGCCTGGTCAAGCGCAACCACCGCAAGGTGCTTATTGTCGACGACAGCGTCGGCTTTACCGGTGGCCTCAACATCTCCAAGCAATACGCGTCGATCGAGGATGGCGGCGAGGGCTGGCACGACTATCACACGTGCTTTACCGGCCCCGTCGTCGCCGACGTCGCGCAGCTCTTTGCGGGCACGTGGCGCGCGGCGGGCGGCGAGGCCTTCGCGCCGGCCGCACCGTCGGCCGCGCTGCCCTCACCGGCGCCGTCACACTACGATAGCCCGGTCGCAGGAGCAGTGCGCGCCGCGCTCGCCGAGCTGCGATGGTTTGGCCGCGCATCGCGTCGCGCCGCCTATGATCGCGAACGCAGCAACGAAGCGTTTAACGAGAGCTTGTTGGCGCGCGGCGACGACCAAACCGGCGTGCTGGCGCGGCTGATCAACAATGCCGAACACTCGCTGCGCGACGTGTTTCACCACGCCTACGTCGCCGCCGCCAACGCCGCGACGTCGTCGATCACCATCGAAAATGCCTATTTCTTGCCCAACGTTCGGATGCGCCGGGCGCTCTATCGCGCGGTGGCCCGCGGTGTCGTGGTGACCGTCATCGTCCCTGCCAACTCGGACGTCAAAATCGTCGAATACGCGGGCCGATACCTGCATCGCCAGATGGCGCGTGGTGGGGTGCGCGTGCGGCTGTGGTCGGGGCCGATGATGCATGCCAAGGTCGCGGTGGTAGACGGGAAGTGGTCGACCATCGGCAGCTACAACCTCGACAGCCAGAGCCACTACTTCAACCTCGAGGCCGCGCTCGAGGTGCTCGACGCCGATTTTGGCGCCACCATGCGAGCCGCCACCGAGCGCGATATCGCCAACACCACGCCGTACGATGAGCATGCGTGGTTCGCGCTGCCGTGGTGGAAGCGCGCGCTGGCATGGCTGGCCTTTCGCCTTAGGCGTTGGCTCTAA
- the greB gene encoding transcription elongation factor GreB, which produces MSIRDRIHRPKGSAYITAAGARRLREELAQLWTIERPRVTQEVADAAAQGDRSENAEYQYGKKRLREIDRRVRFLTKRLEELVIVSEPPTDPQRVFFGAYVDLEDDDGECATYRIVGPDEFDPDRGWISLDAPVARALLGKRVGDEVAVVRPKGTASFTITEVRYEA; this is translated from the coding sequence ATGTCGATTCGCGACCGCATCCACCGCCCAAAAGGCAGCGCCTATATAACCGCGGCGGGAGCCCGGCGCCTTCGCGAGGAGCTAGCGCAGCTTTGGACGATCGAGCGACCTCGCGTCACCCAGGAGGTCGCGGACGCCGCCGCGCAGGGCGATCGCTCGGAGAATGCCGAGTATCAATACGGCAAAAAACGCCTGCGCGAGATCGATCGCCGGGTGCGCTTTCTTACCAAGCGCCTCGAAGAGCTGGTGATCGTGAGCGAGCCGCCGACGGATCCGCAGCGCGTGTTTTTTGGCGCCTATGTCGACCTTGAAGATGACGACGGGGAATGCGCGACGTATCGCATCGTTGGACCCGATGAGTTCGATCCTGATCGGGGCTGGATTAGCCTTGATGCCCCGGTCGCGCGCGCCTTGCTCGGCAAGCGCGTCGGCGATGAGGTCGCGGTGGTGCGGCCTAAGGGGACGGCGAGCTTTACCATCACCGAGGTGCGCTATGAGGCGTAA